The Poseidonibacter antarcticus genome includes a region encoding these proteins:
- a CDS encoding peptidylprolyl isomerase produces MKSASARHILVESEELCNELKQRIENGEKFEDLAKEHSQCPSGKDGGNLGNFHQGQMVPEFDKVVFNDPINVVHGPVKTQFGFHLLETTSRND; encoded by the coding sequence ATGAAATCAGCATCTGCTAGACATATATTAGTTGAAAGCGAAGAATTATGTAATGAATTAAAACAAAGAATTGAAAATGGAGAAAAATTTGAAGATCTTGCAAAAGAACATTCTCAATGTCCATCAGGAAAAGATGGTGGAAATTTAGGTAATTTTCACCAAGGTCAAATGGTTCCAGAATTTGATAAAGTTGTATTTAATGATCCTATAAATGTGGTACATGGTCCAGTTAAAACTCAATTTGGATTCCATTTATTAGAAACTACTTCTAGAAACGACTAA